The Streptomyces sp. NBC_00483 genome contains the following window.
GGGCGCGAAGTCGGGCGTGAGGGAGCCCTTGCTGACGAGGAGGACGACCCCCGCGCAGGCGATCAGCGTTCCGGCAACCCGGCGCGGCCCCAACCGCGCCCCGCCGATCCGCTCGTACACCGCCATGAGCACCGGCGACGCGGCCATGATCATGCCCATGTTGCCGGCGGAGGTCGTCATGCCGGCCTGGTTGACGAGGGTGTTGTAGACCGCGATGCCGAGCAGCGAGGCCAGCGCCACGAACCCCACGTGCCGCCGCAGCACCGCCCGTTGGCGCCACGCCGCCCGCGCCCCGAACGGCGCCACCGCCAAGATCGCCACCACCCAGCGCCAGAACGCGTGCTGGATCGGCGGCACACTGTCGTGCAGACCCCGCGCGGTGACGAAGCTGCCGGACCAGACGACCGTCGCGAGCGCGGCGAGCGCGAGGCCGACGCCGAGCCCGCCGGCCGCGCGGCCCGCCGCCGCGCTCGGTTCCACCGGTGTACGGGTACGGTCCAGGACTGCCATCAGGGTCGGGGCCTCTCTCGATCGGGTTCCGTTGCCCCATTACCGTGGCAGCGCCCCACCCATCACGTCCATCGAATCTTTTCGCCGCTTACATTCAGAATTACTGAACGAATGCCAGCCCTCAAAGCTGGCCCCTCCCAGCTACCCCTCCAAGTACGCCAGCACCGCCAGCACCCGCCGGTTGTCGCTCTCGCCGGGATACAGGCCGAGCTTCGTGAAGATGTTGCCGATGTGCTTGGTGACGGCCTTCTCCGTGACGACCAGGGACTCGGCCACCCCCGCGTTGGACCTGCCCTGCGCGAGCAGCGCGAGCACCTCGCGCTCGCGGCCGGTCAGGGAGCCGAGCCGCCGGTCGCGGACCTTGCGGGCGAGCAGCTTCGACACCACCTCGGGGTCCATCACCGTGCCGCCGCCCGCCACCTGGTGGATGGTGCGCAGGAACTCGGAGCCGTTCGTGACCCGGTCCTTGAGTACGTATCCGACCGCGCCCGCGCCGTCCGCCAGCAACTCCCGTGCGTACAGGGGCTCCACGTACTGCGAGAGCAGCAACACCGGGAGCCCCGGCACCTGTTCGCGGGCTTCGAGGGCCGCGCGCAGGCCCTCGTCGCTGAAGTCCGGCGGCAGCCGTACGTCGACGATCGCGACGTCGGGACGCTCGGTGACGAGGACCTTGCGCAGCTCAGGGCCGTTGTCCACGGCGGCGACGACCTCGTGCCCGTACGCGCCGAGGAGCCGCACGAGACCGTCCCTC
Protein-coding sequences here:
- a CDS encoding response regulator, with product MRVVVAEDHFLLRDGLVRLLGAYGHEVVAAVDNGPELRKVLVTERPDVAIVDVRLPPDFSDEGLRAALEAREQVPGLPVLLLSQYVEPLYARELLADGAGAVGYVLKDRVTNGSEFLRTIHQVAGGGTVMDPEVVSKLLARKVRDRRLGSLTGREREVLALLAQGRSNAGVAESLVVTEKAVTKHIGNIFTKLGLYPGESDNRRVLAVLAYLEG
- a CDS encoding DMT family transporter → MAVLDRTRTPVEPSAAAGRAAGGLGVGLALAALATVVWSGSFVTARGLHDSVPPIQHAFWRWVVAILAVAPFGARAAWRQRAVLRRHVGFVALASLLGIAVYNTLVNQAGMTTSAGNMGMIMAASPVLMAVYERIGGARLGPRRVAGTLIACAGVVLLVSKGSLTPDFAPGDLWVVVAAVCFGSYSALLRRKPRELGGVAFLFATFVLGALMLLPVYAASVAVQGGFEVRAGTALPLLYVGVVSSAVAFFAWNKAIAMVGAARAGVVYYLQPVCVAALSYVVLGESMGWAQVGCMVLILGGVVLASVASPRFAEPATRRGAGRS